GAGCGCCTGCTCGAGGCGCTTGACGAGGCCAGCGCCGACGGTGATTCGCTGGGACGTAACACCCGCAACGAGGAGTTCCACTTCTTCTTCTACGACCGCTGCGGAATGCCCGCGCTGCGCGACGACATCGCTGCACGCTGGCGAGCGTTCCCGTGGGACCTCACCCTCGACAGCCCCGAGCGACTCGACCAGGTGCACGCCGAACACCAGTCGATCGTCGATGCCGTGCGTGACGTCGATCCGGATCGGGCGGCGCGCCGCCTCGGCGATCACATCACGAACGGCTTTCTCCGCCTGGCCGAATCAACGACGGGCCACGCAGTCTCCGACCCCTTCGACTTCGACACGGACTGACTGCCTCAGCACGGCCCGTAGGCGCCACCCCTCCGGGATCCACACCCGGGAAGCCACTCCCCGACAAATAATGCATTATTCGTGAGATCATATTGGAAATTGTCGAAAAGTCCTCTAGGCTCGTGAACGGTCGATCGAAAACATGACTCGGCACGAGCTCTCCACCCGGCAATGACCAGCCGTCGTCATCGGTGAGCTCAGCCGCACACTCCCGATCGGCATCGCCCCTGGCCAACCTGACTGGAGCTGACGATGACGTCAATGAGACGACCGAGATGGAAGCCGCTGATCGCGGGCCTCTCGATAAGCCTCCTGCTGCTGAGCGGATGCAATCCCGCCCGCAGCGAAGATCAACAGAAATTCGAACTGCGCTTCGCCCATGTCACCTCGGTGGGCACACCGAAGGGACTGGCCGCCGACTTCTTCGCCGAACAGGTCGAGAAGAAGTCCGACGGCCGCATCGAAGTCGAGGTGTTCCCGAACTCGGAACTCTACGGCGATAAGGACGAGATGCAGGCCATCCAGTCCAATGCCGTCCAGGTCCTGGCCCCGGCGAGTGCGAAGTTCACGACGATCGCGCCGAGCCTGCAGGTTCTCGACCTGCCGTTCATCTTCGACGATCCGGACGAGATTCCCGAAGTCGCCAGTCCTGATACGGAGATCGGCAAGGCGATCTACGCCAATCCCGATCTGGAAGCCAATGGGCTCAAGGTCCTCGGTCTGTGGGACTCGGGGATGAAGCAGATCCACTCGAACAACAAGACGCTGAAGCCCGAGGACATGAAGGGCAAGAAGTACCGCATCCAACCCTCGGACGTGCTGCGTACCCAGTTCGAGACCTGGGGTGGCATTCCGACTCCGCTCGCATTCGCCGAGGTCTACAGCGGCTTGCAGCAGGGGCTCATCGACGGTGGTGAGAACACCTACTCGAATATCCAGTCGCAGAACATGCACACCGTCCAGAAGTACGTGACCGAACTCGATCACGGCTACATCGGCTACATCCTCACGGTGAACAAGCGTTGGTACGACGAGCTGCCGGACGACCTGCAGACCGCAGTCGACGAGGCCGCCGATGAGGCCAGCGAGTTCAACCGCAAGGAAGCTCAGAAGGTCAACGAAGAGTCGAAGAGGACCATCGAGGAATCCGGCGGCACGGAGATCGTCATCCCGAGCAAGGAAGAGCGCCAAGCCTTCAAGGACATGGT
Above is a window of Brevibacterium siliguriense DNA encoding:
- a CDS encoding GntR family transcriptional regulator, whose protein sequence is MDQESASTKRDVIVLGLRRKILSRELDRGERLRQDQVADWFNASITPVREALRILEAEGLVTSEAHRGVRVAGVDVDRLKSLFVTRKLTETFAIARATTRISRHELRQAERLLEALDEASADGDSLGRNTRNEEFHFFFYDRCGMPALRDDIAARWRAFPWDLTLDSPERLDQVHAEHQSIVDAVRDVDPDRAARRLGDHITNGFLRLAESTTGHAVSDPFDFDTD
- a CDS encoding DctP family TRAP transporter solute-binding subunit; the encoded protein is MRRPRWKPLIAGLSISLLLLSGCNPARSEDQQKFELRFAHVTSVGTPKGLAADFFAEQVEKKSDGRIEVEVFPNSELYGDKDEMQAIQSNAVQVLAPASAKFTTIAPSLQVLDLPFIFDDPDEIPEVASPDTEIGKAIYANPDLEANGLKVLGLWDSGMKQIHSNNKTLKPEDMKGKKYRIQPSDVLRTQFETWGGIPTPLAFAEVYSGLQQGLIDGGENTYSNIQSQNMHTVQKYVTELDHGYIGYILTVNKRWYDELPDDLQTAVDEAADEASEFNRKEAQKVNEESKRTIEESGGTEIVIPSKEERQAFKDMVVPSEYEKYRDIIGPEVVDELLERNAERG